A segment of the Daphnia pulex isolate KAP4 chromosome 10, ASM2113471v1 genome:
TGGTTCTCGCGACGAATGGATTCCAAGTGGTAGCGTGGTGGTAAGCTCCGCCCTTCGTCTCCGATTCCCTTACCCCTCgcgctgcgttgccaggtccAAATTAAAACGCACGCTCTTGGCGGGCTCAGGAACGCCAACATCGCCGGCCCTGCGCTTCGTCATACGAAGAGCACCCTCTCGGATCCGGACGGATTCCAGGGGAAACAAGTGGTGAGCTGGTCGATGGCGTTCAGTCCCCTTCGTCTGGACGGTCGCGGAGCGGACCACTCCGTCATCGCCAGGGAATGTTTGCAGGATCCTTCCAGTCGGCCACGATCCACGAGGTGTAGCTGGatcgatgatgacgacgatgtCTCCTACTTCGAGATTTGGGCCTTCTCGGTACCATTTCTCGCGCTCGGTGAGGCTCGGTAGAACCTCCTTCATCCAACGATGCCAGAATTGATCCGCAACAGCCTGCGAGATTCGCCATCTCTGCTTGGCGTTCAAATCATCCTTGGTGAAGACGTCAGGCGGAAGATTTGGAGTTGCACGGCCCAGCAGTAGATGGTTTGGGGTCAAACATTCGGGATCGGTCGCGTCCTCGCTCATTGGGGTCAACTTGCGACTATTGAGGATGTTCTCGACGAGCGTGAGGGCGGTTAACAGGATCTCGTCGGTGAGGCGTTGATTTCCTAGTACTGCTCGCAACGCGATCTTGGCGGCACGAACCATCCGTTCCCAACTACCCCCGAAATGTGGAGCAGCTGGAGGATTGAAAACCCATTTTGACGGCTGACGACTCAGGTGCCGCTGGATGGCATGTTGGTTCAAGTTCTGGAGGCATTCGGCCAGCTCTCGTTGCGCTCCGACGAAGTTAGTCCCGTTGTCGCTGTGATAAGACGCTGGGACGCCGCGACGATTCTGGAAGCGTTCGAGTGCAGCGATGAAGGAACTTGTATCCATTGAATAAGCCATTTCGAGGTGGACGCATCTTGAAGTCTGGCATGTAAAGAGAACACCCCAACGTTTGATGGTACGACGGAAAATTAACACCTCGATGGGGCCGAAGTAATCTACACCGGTGTGGGTGAACGCGGGATAGCCAATTTTTAACCGGGAAGCGGGTAGAGCAGCCATGAATGGATTCCTTGCTTTCGCGTTTATCCTTCTGCAACGGTGACACTGGTGGTAAGCTCGTTGGGCCGCGATTCGGCCCTTCGGAATCCAGTATTGCTGACGCGCCTCGTGATGAAGCTGGCTAGCCGAGAGATGGCCGCGATCACGGTGGAGTTTGAAGAGAATTAGCTCAGTCATCCGCTCGGAACGAGGCAGAATGATTGGGTGGCGGACGTCGATCGGGAGAGGCGCCTTTTCAAGTCGCCCGCCAACACACATGAGGCCGTGGTGGTCGAAGTAAGGAGTCAACTTGACGATCTTGGAAATCTCTTCGATTTGGTGGCCGGCCCGTAGGTCGTTCACCTCCTGTTGAAACGCGTTAGATTGCATCCGGCGGAGAATGAACGCCTTTCcaacttcaatttcttcgacCGAAAGTTGGCCTATTGAACGCTGGTTGCGGTCCTTTTGACGGGCGTTCCGGATGAAGCGATAAATGTAGGCGACGGTGTTGAAGATGATCAAAGGCCGGGATTTCCGTTCGATGAGAAGATCGATTGCGTCGCTTTCTCTTTGTACAAGCCCGACCCAGGACGTTTCGCGGATCTCTGGGTCGCTTGCTTCCACCGGCGGAAGAACCTTGAGTTTCGGCCATTCGTCGAGGCCTTGAAGAAACGGCGGACCGGAGAACCAACGATGCTCAACGGTAAACTCGGAAGGATCCAGACCACGGCTGGCGTCGTCGGCGGGATTGCTGGCGCTTGGGACGTAATTCCATTGAGCGGGCGTTGAACTTTCGAATATTTCGCCAACACGATTTCCGACGTAATTGTTGAAACGGCAATTACGGGATGTGATCCAGCTAAGCACGGTTGTAGAATCGGTCCAATAAAGAATTTGGTCGAAGACGATGTCCAGCTTCGTACGCACTTGTGCGCCGAGACGCGCGGCTAGAACGGCAGCATTAAGTTCTAGACGTGGGATCGTCAGGAATTTAAGCGGAGCGACTCTAGCTTTCGAGATGATGAACCGGACACTGGCTGATCCATCGCTGAACAATCGGACGTATGCGACAGCACCGAAGCCCAATTCTGAGGCGTCCACAAAAACGTGCAGTTCGGTCGCTACGATGTCTTCTCGGCTGGGAGCGATGCATCGTTGTAAAACGAGTCCGGAGAGTGAGGGCAAATTTTCTGCCCATCGGATCCAGCGGTCAATAAGATCTTGGCTTAGCTCGTCGTCCCAATCGAATTTGTGGCGCCATATATCCTGCATGAGGACCTTCGCTTGGAAAACTATCGGCGCTAGAAAGCCGAGGGGGTCGAAGATGCTGAAAATTGACTTAAGAAGATCTCGTTTTGTTCTTCCACCAGGATCCGCCTTTGCACCTAGGACGAAGACGTCGCGACGGAAATCCCAGACTAAACCGAGAGTTCGTTCGATCGGATCGGCGTCCAAGTCCATATTGATGGATGCTCCTTCCTGCTGAATCCCTGGAAGTGACTTCCTTACGGCTTCGTTGGAAGTGGCCCACTGCGTCAATGGGAAACCTCCAACCTTCAGGGCTTCAGTCAATCGGTGGGCAGTCGATATAGCTTCGGCGGCTGAAGGAAAGGACGCTAGCCAATTATCCACGTAGAAATGTCGAGTGATTTGGGGTAGCAGCGATTCCGCATCTTTGCTGTCTTTGACGGCTTTTTGTAGTGCGTTGGCACAGACGGCCGGTGAAGAGACAGCACCGAAGAGATGTACGTCCATCTGGTAGATATCCGGAGGTTTAGTATCACCTGGATCACGCCAGATGAAGCGGAAAGCCGGCCCGTCGGAAGGTCTCACTCGCACTTGATGGAACATCTTTTCCACGTCGGCGACGATCGGAACTGCATGCTGTCGGAATCGGAGAAGAATGCCGATGAGATTGGTTAGAAGATCAGGACCTTTCAAAAGAACGTCGTTGAGGCACACTCCTTTGTACTTGGCGGACAGGTCGAAAACGACTCTGCATTTTCCCGGCTTGTTCGGATTGAAGACGGGATGATGCGAGCAATACCAGGTTCGCCCATCTGGACCAGAGTCAATTTCTTCCTTCGATAATTTTCGGGCGTGCTTCAGGTTGACGTAGGTGTTGATGACGGCCCGGTAAGTCTCGGCAAGTCCTTCGTTTTTGGCGAATTTACCTTCGAGGTTAGTAAATCGCCGTTGGGTGGAAAAGAAGTTGTTTGGGACAACGGAATCATCCGCTTTCCAGAGCAGACCCACCTCGTACCTTTCACCGGTGTGTCTGGTAGTGCTGTTCAAGATCTCCCACGCTCGCTTCTCTTCCGCACCAATTGGTTTTGCGACGTTTGGCTTCGTCCCGAACGTGTCGGCTTCGATGAATTGATGCAGCATGACGTCACAATCCCTTTCGGCCGTGCTGGAGTGATAGCAGTTACTTGCTCCGTTATCGAGTCGGCCGCTTGGACCGCCTATGCACCAACCGAAAGCTGTTAGATAAGCGCGAGGAGCTCGTTGGTCGAAGGGGTCCTTTCGGGTCTCGAAGATTTCGATGGCTGCTGGATGATCGTGGCCGATTAAGATGGCGACATCTTCTTGCGTAGTCGGATAAACTGGGACGTGAACGAGATGAGGCCACTGCTTGCTCAGGCGAGCAAGGTCGATTGATCGCTTGTTCAGTTCGAAGGTTTCCATGACGTGAACATCCGAGAtgtcgaaagaaaaacgaccgTCCGTCGAAGAAACACTGAAATTGACGATCTTTCGATCGGCAGATTTCGTCTCGCCGTTGACCGTTCTCGTCGCTACCCTCTCCACTCTGCCATGTAGATTGAGGAGGTTCGCCGTCTCCCCCTTTATAACGGAAATTTCACTTCCGGAGTCAAGAAGAGCGTAGAGCGGGAACTCTTTCCCATCTGTCTTTAGGATGATCGGGACGATCGGCAGTAAAATGCGGCTTCCGGACGATCTCGATGCAATTGAACCGGAAAATGTCGCCGGAGTTGGTGGCTTAGGATCCGTCCTTTTAGGAAAAAGTCGTGGAGCTCCATGCAGTAGCAAGTGGTGAGTCCCATCGCATTCGGGTTTGGAACAGCGTTCGGGCTTTGTACAGTCTTTGCCGATATGACCACTACCTAAACAGCGAAGACAAAGATTCGAATCTTTCACTATCTTGGCTCGTTTTTCGACTGGCAAATCCTTGAATTTTCTGCAGTCCTTTAGCCGATGCTGGTGCGTGCTGTTGCACCCTAAGCATCTCGGGCGTTTATCCTCGGCGTCAGTTTTTGTGGGATTCGTTGACGTAATGTTAAAAACATTCGGTTTGTGCGTACGTCGCTTCTCCTCAGTCGGTTTCACGGGCCGCTGATGAGACGATTCCACTGAACTGGCCCGGATGGATTTTTCGGCCATAGCAACTCCGTCGAGCCATTGGTCCAAGTCTTCAATAGACGCGAGCGCAGGTTGCATCGCCCAACTCTTCTCGCCCCATCGACTTTTCAGAGCCGGTGGGAGCTTGGCAACCAGCTGCGAGAGAGTAGCGTGACTGTAAAGCTCCATTCCATACCCCCCAAGCCGTAACGTCGCCACGACGGAGTGAAGATCCGCGGAGAAGGAGCGGAGGGCATTAAAATCGTTGTCTTTGAAGGGCCGGAGTTTCAGGATTGATTCGGTGCAAGCCTGAGAGACGATTTGCGGATTGCCGTATCGTTTCTGGAGTTCGTTGAGAGCGTGTTGGTAGAGACCGGGATTCAACAACGCTCCACCAATGTCCTTTCTAATCGATGGAGTAAGGGCGTCGTGAAGATGAGCGATTCGTTCCGCGTCGGAACTAACGGCATCGTGGACGAAGACCTTAAACATCTGAATAAACATTGGCCAATTTCGAGGGTCTCCATCAAAGCTCGGCGCCTTCATCCGCGGTGGTTTGATACTCGAACGGCCTGGCGGAGCGTGAACAGCACTGAGGCCATGGATCCAGGCGTCTGGCGTATAGACTCCGTGCGGGTTGTCGGTTGTCGGTGGAGGAGCGGAAGGTCCAGGGAAGCCGGACGCGAATGTCAGGCTGGTTGGCACGAATGGCGGTGCAGAGGCTCTTGGAAAGAACGTCGGGGCGTGTCCAAGACTGGTTGATGGCGTAAATGACGATGAGGTCGGGGTTGCAGCCGCGGTGGCCGGCCCGTAAATCGAACCCATTTCAAATGGAGCTGTAGACACAATCGGATTGTAGGCGGACAAACCCGGACCGTATGACGGACCTAGGCTGACCGGCACATGACTAGTGCTGTAAGGCGGTGCGGAGGTGACTTGCGTTTCACTTGTCGGAATTGAACTCGTCGGGACCGTGCCCATCTGAATTGAAGTGGTCGGCGGCGGATTCGGGGGCCAAGCGTGGCTTGCACTAGACGCTGGCGGGAAAGACGGTGGTTGAGTTGGCGGAGCAAACGGTGGCTGGGCCGGAGGAGCACACGGTGGCTGGGTCGGCGGAGCAGACGGTGGCTGGGCCGGCGGAGCAGAAGGTGGCTGGGCCGGCGGAGCAGAAGGTGGCTGGGCCGGCGGAGCAGAAGGTGGCTGGGCCGGCGGAGCGGACGGTGGCTGGGCCGGCGGAGCGGACGGTGGCTGGGCCGGTTGCCTTGGCCCGAATAAATTCGGTTGACCAACGTTCCTCCACGATGAAAACCACGACGAAGCGCTTGCTGAAGACACGGGTGGTAACGGAGTCGAAGTTGAAGATCCGGGCGGAAATGGGACCGAAGCTGAAGACCTGGGTGGCAACGGGACCGACACTGGGACGTGCGTCGCATTACTGGTCGTCGGGACGTGCATGGTGGCTGTAGTCACCGGCGTGAACGGATAAGCCGATGATGTAGAGACCGGAGCGGCAACTGATGTGGAAGTTGGTGGGGCGAACGATGGTACAGTCGATGTAGGCGCTTGAGGAACTACCGACGTAGGAATCGGAGCGTTTGCCGATGTCGTTGTTGGCGGAACGGTCGGTATAGGAGCCTGGAAGAACGACGTTGGTGGAGTGACGACGTTTGAAGCCGTTGACATGGGCTGACTCGTCGTGACCGGCTGTGCTCTAGTAAACGACGGTGTGGAGAACATCGGATTCGTTATACTGGTTGTAACGATGACATTCGACGCGGTTGTATTCAAGGGAATATGCGGCACGGATGCGGAACGTGTAAGCGTGCCGGGCGTGATAGCTTGAAGTAATCTGCCGAAAAGGGTCGGTTTTGGTGTTGACGGCACCGTCGCTGCCGGTTGGCTGAAGAGTCTCGTTGGTGTTGGCATCCTAGCCACGGATCCGACTAAGGGTGTGGTCATCGCTTGAGTTTGAGCAGCCGTTGAAATCACGACGGTGCTTGGCTGCGTCCGCGGAGTGGCCATTGTTCTGGAAATCGGAGCCGTGATTGTCATGGTCGACGCTTGTGTAGGCGCGGCTGGAGTTTGAGCGAAAATGGTCGAATTATTCGGGATGGAAGGATGTGATGAAACTCGCGATAAACCGCTCACGACAGATGAAGCGCGTGTGCTGCCTGATCGTCGACGGTAATATCGTTCAGTTGTTGCCGCATGATTGCGCCGCTCAAACGCTGTAGATCTATCTCGTCGCGTATCTCGCGTTGTCTTCTCTCACTTTCCACCTTGCGTTTGTAATCTTCCGCTTCCCTGATTttcgcatcttcttcttctctgcgtCTGGTCTCGTCTTCCTCTTGTTGGAGCTTCAACTGGGCTTCCCTCTCCTTTCGTTCAGCTTCGTGAATTCTAGCTTGACGTGAGGAGACGCTGGAATGCCGTGATGAGGCTCTTGAAACCGTGGAGGGTGGTTTGGGATTAGTTTGAGCCAAATAATTGTCACAAACAGCCAGACTTGCCTGGTGGTCGAAGATGACGGCTTGAATCCAATCTCTTTCTCCATCGAGATCATCCTGCGAGCAGTTTTGAGCGTTACACCGAACGTAGCGATCGTGATGCTGCTCCAGGCTGTCAAAATCACGGACGTAGATGACACGATAAGCTCGGACGGTGTCCCGATCTTCGCCGACTCTAACTGATTTCAAGAGATTCTTTCCCGAATTCGTATGGACCATCTTGGAGGTGGTCCTGAATCTTTTGAGACGAGCGGGATCGGTGATCGCATCAGGATCAGACACTGCTTCCTCCTCTTCGGCGATTGAAGTGAGAGCCGGAACTAAAGATTCAGCCATGATGATATTTATTTGATGCGGGACGAGTGAAGAAATACAAACGATGAATCAAATCACAATGAGGTTACAATTAAATGAAGCGGCGGATTATTTGCGACGGACGATCTTGTCTTGTGATTCCGGGCGGAAAAGTT
Coding sequences within it:
- the LOC124206041 gene encoding uncharacterized protein LOC124206041 is translated as MTITAPISRTMATPRTQPSTVVISTAAQTQAMTTPLVGSVARMPTPTRLFSQPAATVPSTPKPTLFGRLLQAITPGTLTRSASVPHIPLNTTASNVIVTTSITNPMFSTPSFTRAQPVTTSQPMSTASNVVTPPTSFFQAPIPTVPPTTTSANAPIPTSVVPQAPTSTVPSFAPPTSTSVAAPVSTSSAYPFTPVTTATMHVPTTSNATHVPVSVPLPPRSSASVPFPPGSSTSTPLPPVSSASASSWFSSWRNVGQPNLFGPRQPAQPPSAPPAQPPSAPPAQPPSAPPAQPPSAPPAQPPSAPPAQPPSAPPTQPPCAPPAQPPFAPPTQPPSFPPASSASHAWPPNPPPTTSIQMGTVPTSSIPTSETQVTSAPPYSTSHVPVSLGPSYGPGLSAYNPIVSTAPFEMGSIYGPATAAATPTSSSFTPSTSLGHAPTFFPRASAPPFVPTSLTFASGFPGPSAPPPTTDNPHGVYTPDAWIHGLSAVHAPPGRSSIKPPRMKAPSFDGDPRNWPMFIQMFKVFVHDAVSSDAERIAHLHDALTPSIRKDIGGALLNPGLYQHALNELQKRYGNPQIVSQACTESILKLRPFKDNDFNALRSFSADLHSVVATLRLGGYGMELYSHATLSQLVAKLPPALKSRWGEKSWAMQPALASIEDLDQWLDGVAMAEKSIRASSVESSHQRPVKPTEEKRRTHKPNVFNITSTNPTKTDAEDKRPRCLGCNSTHQHRLKDCRKFKDLPVEKRAKIVKDSNLCLRCLGSGHIGKDCTKPERCSKPECDGTHHLLLHGAPRLFPKRTDPKPPTPATFSGSIASRSSGSRILLPIVPIILKTDGKEFPLYALLDSGSEISVIKGETANLLNLHGRVERVATRTVNGETKSADRKIVNFSVSSTDGRFSFDISDVHVMETFELNKRSIDLARLSKQWPHLVHVPVYPTTQEDVAILIGHDHPAAIEIFETRKDPFDQRAPRAYLTAFGWCIGGPSGRLDNGASNCYHSSTAERDCDVMLHQFIEADTFGTKPNVAKPIGAEEKRAWEILNSTTRHTGERYEVGLLWKADDSVVPNNFFSTQRRFTNLEGKFAKNEGLAETYRAVINTYVNLKHARKLSKEEIDSGPDGRTWYCSHHPVFNPNKPGKCRVVFDLSAKYKGVCLNDVLLKGPDLLTNLIGILLRFRQHAVPIVADVEKMFHQVRVRPSDGPAFRFIWRDPGDTKPPDIYQMDVHLFGAVSSPAVCANALQKAVKDSKDAESLLPQITRHFYVDNWLASFPSAAEAISTAHRLTEALKVGGFPLTQWATSNEAVRKSLPGIQQEGASINMDLDADPIERTLGLVWDFRRDVFVLGAKADPGGRTKRDLLKSIFSIFDPLGFLAPIVFQAKVLMQDIWRHKFDWDDELSQDLIDRWIRWAENLPSLSGLVLQRCIAPSREDIVATELHVFVDASELGFGAVAYVRLFSDGSASVRFIISKARVAPLKFLTIPRLELNAAVLAARLGAQVRTKLDIVFDQILYWTDSTTVLSWITSRNCRFNNYVGNRVGEIFESSTPAQWNYVPSASNPADDASRGLDPSEFTVEHRWFSGPPFLQGLDEWPKLKVLPPVEASDPEIRETSWVGLVQRESDAIDLLIERKSRPLIIFNTVAYIYRFIRNARQKDRNQRSIGQLSVEEIEVGKAFILRRMQSNAFQQEVNDLRAGHQIEEISKIVKLTPYFDHHGLMCVGGRLEKAPLPIDVRHPIILPRSERMTELILFKLHRDRGHLSASQLHHEARQQYWIPKGRIAAQRAYHQCHRCRRINAKARNPFMAALPASRLKIGYPAFTHTGVDYFGPIEVLIFRRTIKRWGVLFTCQTSRCVHLEMAYSMDTSSFIAALERFQNRRGVPASYHSDNGTNFVGAQRELAECLQNLNQHAIQRHLSRQPSKWVFNPPAAPHFGGSWERMVRAAKIALRAVLGNQRLTDEILLTALTLVENILNSRKLTPMSEDATDPECLTPNHLLLGRATPNLPPDVFTKDDLNAKQRWRISQAVADQFWHRWMKEVLPSLTEREKWYREGPNLEVGDIVVIIDPATPRGSWPTGRILQTFPGDDGVVRSATVQTKGTERHRPAHHLFPLESVRIREGALRMTKRRAGDVGVPEPAKSVRFNLDLATQREG